AACATTATTTTTAATTTGTATTAAAAGATTAAATTTCTGATTTTTAGATCCTTTTATTTAATCCTTTAATACACACACTACCAATTAGTAGTGTATGTTATCACAACAGGCTTTCAGGAATGTTTCAATCGTCTCTGAAATACTCATACTTTCATATGGGTTTAATTTTTATTCGTATCCAAGCCCTATTATTTCTCCTAAAATTGTTCTATATTCTATCAATACTGAAACTTTCTGTATTGTTTCCATATTTGTTAATAATTTCTTCTACGATTTTTATCCACGCATTTTTATTTTGCATTAGTTTTTCAAATTTTTTTTGAATATCTTGATTTGTTTTTTGAGCAGATATTTCAATATTTAATTCTATTAATTCAATTAATTTTTCATTTTCATTTTCATTTAATCTTTGAATAAATTCTTCAATTATTCTTTTCTTTTCAGTTTTTGAAAGTTGGCTTTGTTGTAATTTGTTAAAATTTACTGCTTTATTAATACCAAAGTTTTTAGCAATAAGGTTTGATTGTAGTTCATTTGTTCTTGCTTCTTCGTTGTTTGATTTAGAATGCAAAGAGCATGAGAGCAAGGCTATTTTAAATAGCGTTAATATCTTATAAATTGTGCTTCTTTCCAAGATACAATCCTTTAAAAAATTTAATTAGTGTTATTTGGCAAGCTCAATATTACTAATATAAATATATTTCAGTTTATTTAATTTTCAATGTTTGTTTTACTTATTTAAAATAAAAGACAATAAGTTAACCATTTAAAATATTTTTTTAATTTAAAAATTTTGTTATTAGCTTTGTTTTTTGCTAATGATTGCATTATATTTTTCATGTGTTATTTTGTAATAATAAATCTAACTATTATGAAATAACACCGTTCTCCCCATTTTAATGTAAAATTTGAGTCTTAAAATCTTTATTTAAAGTCTTTATTTTAGATTAAATTTTAAATTAAAAGAGTTAATTATTTGTTTTAATATAAATATGTATTGATTCTAATTTAGTTATGTTTTAAAATATTAAGAATAAAATAGTTTAAATAAGGAGAATTAACAATGACTAAAATATTTAGGAATTTAATAATTAGTGGATTATTGTTTGGACTTGTAAATTTGAATGTGTTTGCAGATTCTAACAATGTAAGCGCTCTACAATCTCAATCCAATGTTGT
The window above is part of the Borreliella garinii genome. Proteins encoded here:
- a CDS encoding complement regulator-acquiring protein yields the protein MERSTIYKILTLFKIALLSCSLHSKSNNEEARTNELQSNLIAKNFGINKAVNFNKLQQSQLSKTEKKRIIEEFIQRLNENENEKLIELIELNIEISAQKTNQDIQKKFEKLMQNKNAWIKIVEEIINKYGNNTESFSIDRI